In a genomic window of Urocitellus parryii isolate mUroPar1 chromosome 2, mUroPar1.hap1, whole genome shotgun sequence:
- the Tpt1 gene encoding translationally-controlled tumor protein, with protein MIIYRDLISHDEMFSDIYKIREIADGLCLEVEGKMVSRTEGNIDDSLIGGNASAEGPEGEGTESTVVTGVDIVMNHHLQETSFTKEAYKKYIKDYMKSIKGKLEEQRPERVKPFMTGAAEQIKHILANFKNYQFFIGENMNPDGMVALLDYREDGVTPYMIFFKDGLEMEKC; from the exons ATGATTATCTACCGGGACCTCATCAGCC ATGATGAGATGTTCTCCGACATTTACAAGATCCGGGAGATCGCGGACGGGCTCTGCCTGGAGGTGGAGGGCAAG ATGGTCAGTAGGACCGAGGGTAACATTGATGACTCGCTCATTGGTGGAAATGCCTCCGCTGAAGGACCCGAGGGCGAAGGTACCGAAAGCACAGTAGTCACTGGTGTTGATATTGTCATGAACCATCACTTGCAGGAAACCAGCTTCACAAAAGAAGCATACAAGAAGTACATCAAAGATTACATGAAATC AATCAAAGGCAAACTTGAAGAACAGAGACCAGAGAGAGTAAAACCTTTTATGACAGGGGCTGCAGAACAAATCAAGCACATccttgctaattttaaaaattaccag TTCTTTATTGGTGAAAACATGAATCCAGATGGCATGGTCGCTCTCCTGGACTACCGTGAGGATGGTGTGACCCCATATATGATTTTCTTTAAGGATGGTTTAGAAATGGAGAAATGT taa